In one Silene latifolia isolate original U9 population chromosome 10, ASM4854445v1, whole genome shotgun sequence genomic region, the following are encoded:
- the LOC141606736 gene encoding receptor-like protein EIX2 has translation MARISFLFVILLLQIFQSSVRVHANELESLGFIRCKKHELDALLKFKQSFTQDPKKLLSSWVGQDCCQWHGVTCDNVTHNVVKLNLRSQPQHFYDVVGYYITGCLPDPKVSMVSSGVSLALLELKLLTHLDLSGNNFSASRIPKFIGSLRHLRYLNLSSVGFSGPLPPQLGNLTNLVHLDLGQCDEKSLVYGEDLGWVSGLFKLQSLDMRGCDLSRAHDTFKVLNTLPSLSALGLSYCVLHNSHLSEALIGNTSNSFFPTLQHLDLSSNAFEGPLPSIFKNMVSLRSLSLSQNNFKGSVPLWLRTIRHLEVLDLSYNRFNYVEGGIMGIMGNPCNFKYLDLSENIIITQGDIIEPSMSLSGCGAFDLEYLALSYDYMLEYIDPPHPNDMNISLPSSLGQLTNLNYLDLSRNEFKGQVPTSFVNLSALKYLDLSNNQLSGLIPDDFIGQLNEIAHIDISSNSFQGTVFGIGNLSKLSYLDMNFNHLNLNLDASFNWQPPFQLGVFNVHSCGINTVFPQWLRNQTQIKKLDLSYTNISGELPGWLWNLSSIQELHLSGNQLTGSLPQHVACDGLYGCFFWLDLYNNFLTGTIPKWVSNLQNIVVIDLSSNLLTGAIFDGNNASSLFNIGFSSLVLDLSDNMLSGEIQFRMVQPDTNLVILSLRGNHFNGPIPSQLCDFRSLLVLELAQNGLTGHIPRCLGSVGFNNSEFDFSDTRLQIEEIVKGIVEVSTGTKGGSIIDLSSNYLVGSIPEELTNISALFALNLSYNHLTGHIPENIGNLKTVESLDLSNNHLSGTIPDSLSSIPWLSKLNLSNNNLHGRIPTGTQLQTLDDPSIYANNSDLCGFPLNNCTEFDSPSRHAAGKDNVEKEDKYDKMWFILAVMSGVATGFWGVVGTLVIKRSWREAYFRYVQDLGDRMYVPIKVRVNRFKRRSDENS, from the exons ATGGCAAGAATCTCGTTTCTGTTTGTCATTCTTCTTTTGCAAATATTCCAATCCTCAGTACGTGTACATGCCAATGAACTTGAATCATTAGGCTTCATAAGGTGCAAAAAACATGAACTTGATGCATTGTTAAAGTTCAAACAAAGTTTCACCCAAGATCCTAAGAAGCTCCTTTCTTCATGGGTTGGTCAAGATTGTTGTCAATGGCACGGAGTCACCTGCGACAATGTTACTCATAATGTTGTCAAGTTGAATCTCCGTAGTCAACCACAACACTTCTATGACGTTGTCGGTTACTATATTACTGGTTGTCTGCCTGATCCTAAAGTTTCCATGGTATCTTCTGGAGTTAGTTTGGCTTTGCTTGAACTTAAGCTCCTAACTCACTTGGACTTAAGCGGGAATAACTTTTCGGCAAGTCGAATTCCAAAATTTATAGGTTCTTTGAGGCATTTAAGGTATCTAAATCTCTCTTCGGTTGGCTTTTCTGGCCCCCTTCCCCCTCAACTTGGCAACCTCACCAATCTCGTACACCTTGATCTTGGTCAGTGCGATGAAAAAAGTCTTGTATATGGTGAAGATTTAGGGTGGGTATCTGGTCTTTTTAAATTGCAGTCTCTAGACATGAGGGGTTGTGACCTATCCCGAGCACACGACACATTTAAAGTGCTCAATACACTTCCTTCTCTTTCAGCACTTGGCCTATCTTATTGCGTATTACATAACTCGCATTTATCAGAGGCATTAATAGGGAATACTTCCAATTCATTTTTCCCCACTCTTCAACATCTTGATCTTTCGTCAAATGCCTTTGAAGGCCCACTTCCATCTATTTTTAAAAATATGGTTTCTCTTCgatccctctctctctctcaaaaTAACTTTAAAGGATCAGTTCCACTCTGGCTTAGAACCATAAGGCATCTCGAAGTTCTTGATTTGAGTTACAATAGGTTTAATTATGTGGAAGGTGGGATTATGGGGATTATGGGAAATCCTTGCAACTTCAAATACTTGGATTTGTCCgaaaatattattattacccaaGGAGATATCATAGAGCCTTCTATGAGTTTATCTGGTTGTGGTGCTTTTGACTTAGAATACCTTGCTCTATCATATGATTATATGTTGGAATACATTGATCCACCTCATCCTAATGATATGAATATTAGTTTGCCGTCTTCATTGGGACAACTCACAAACTTAAATTACCTCGATCTTTCACGTAATGAGTTTAAAGGTCAAGTTCCAACATCTTTTGTGAATTTGTCAGCATTGAAATATTTGGATTTGTCAAACAATCAGTTGAGTGGATTGATTCCGGATGATTTTATTGGACAATTAAACGAGATAGCGCATATAGATATTTCGTCAAACTCCTTCCAAGGTACCGTTTTCGGTATTGGTAACCTCTCgaaattgtcgtatttggataTGAATTTCAACCATCTCAATCTCAATCTTGACGCGAGTTTCAATTGGCAACCTCCCTTTCAACTTGGAGTTTTTAACGTTCATTCTTGTGGGATAAACACGGTGTTTCCTCAATGGTTAAGGAATCAAACTCAAATTAAAAAATTGGATCTTTCCTATACCAATATCTCTGGAGAATTGCCCGGATGGCTATGGAACTTGAGCTCTATTCAAGAATTACATCTTTCTGGCAATCAACTAACAG GATCCTTGCCGCAACATGTAGCTTGTGATGGGCTTTATGGTTGTTTCTTCTGGCTGGACCTTTACAACAACTTTCTTACGGGGACAATACCTAAATGGGTGAGCAATTTACAAAATATTGTAGTGATTGATTTATCTTCCAATCTGCTAACTGGGGCAATTTTTGATGGAAATAATGCTTCATCACTTTTTAATATTGGATTCAGCTCCTTGGTGCTTGACCTCAGTGACAACATGTTGTCCGGAGAGATACAATTTAGAATGGTTCAACCGGATACTAATTTGGTAATCCTCAGTCTACGAGGAAATCATTTTAATGGGCCCATTCCCTCACAACTTTGTGATTTTAGGTCTCTTCTAGTATTGGAACTTGCTCAGAATGGTTTGACAGGGCACATACCTCGATGTTTAGGCTCCGTTGGTTTTAacaatagtgaatttgattttaGTGATACAAGGCTACAAATTGAAGAAATTGTCAAAGGAATAGTTGAAGTGTCCACCGGAACAAAAGGGGGTTCTATCATCGACCTTTCCAGCAATTATTTAGTCGGTTCAATACCCGAGGAGCTCACAAACATATCCGCCTTGTTTGCGTTGAACTTGTCGTATAATCATCTTACAGGACACATTCCAGAAAATATAGGCAACTTGAAGACGGTCGAATCTTTAGACTTGTCGAATAACCATCTTTCAGGGACTATACCAGATAGCTTGTCTTCCATACCATGGCTAAGCAAGTTGAATTTGTCCAACAACAACCTACATGGCCGAATTCCGACAGGTACACAACTCCAAACTCTTGACGACCCATCTATCTATGCGAACAATTCTGATTTATGCGGGTTTCCCTTGAACAATTGCACTGAATTTGACTCGCCATCAAGGCATGCTGCCGGAAAAGATAATGTTGAGAAAGAAGATAAATATGATAAGATGTGGTTCATCCTAGCCGTAATGTCTGGTGTTGCTACCGGATTTTGGGGCGTGGTTGGAACTTTGGTGATAAAGAGGAGTTGGAGAGAAGCTTATTTTCGGTATGTCCAGGATCTTGGTGATCGAATGTATGTACCAATCAAAGTGAGAGTAAACAGGTTTAAGAGGAGGTCTGACGAGAATTCCTAA